GTTTGAGTTCGAGCGGAAGCTGGGATTAGCTTAACTGGCTGTCCACTGAACCGGCAGCAGGCCACGCCTTCAACCCTTGCTAGCAAGAATATTTGGCGCTGGATTGGCGACACACCAGCGAGCACTTCAGCAACAATTCTAAGCTCTTGCCTCGACAACAGCACACGTTCCGCATCCGGCGTTTCGTCGACAACAAGGTCCAAAAGTGACGGATCTTCGTAGCGGATCAGCTGCTCGCGCTTATTGTGGTTGATAGCGAGGTTGGTAGCGGCACGAAAGAGGTAGCTTTTTCGGTCTGCTACCGTCGCACTCAAGTTCGAGCTCAGAAGCTTAAGGAAGAGGTCTTGAACAAGGTCAGCCGCAGTATCCGGCGAAGATACTCGACGCTGCAAAAAGCGGGTCACGTCTTTCCTATGAAGCCGAAATAGTTCTTGGACGTCCCACATAGCACTCACGCTAGCCGCGCCAGTTTCAGCGCTGAGCCTTTCTATCGTGGCGCAAAATCGTCATCAAACTCGATGATTTATAAGAATTCCAGAGAGAGTGCTGGGGAGGAGTAAAACTGTGTTCCCCGGGCCATACCGCTTGGCTTTTTGCGGACACAGGAATTGCGCAGAGCGAAACAACGCGTTGAAAAATCACTTCTCCAGAAGCCCGCTTGGCGTCGTCTTCAGCGTCTTCGCCAGCTTGACCAACATATCAAGCGACGGGTTTCTGACTCCCCGCTCGATCCCGGAGATGTACGTCCGATCAATCCCCGTCTCGAACGCCAGGTCCTCCTGGGACCAGCCCAGGTCCTTTCGGGCTGCCCGCACG
The genomic region above belongs to Pseudorhodoplanes sinuspersici and contains:
- a CDS encoding helix-turn-helix domain-containing protein, with the protein product MENYRKILGRNVRAARKDLGWSQEDLAFETGIDRTYISGIERGVRNPSLDMLVKLAKTLKTTPSGLLEK